The Symphalangus syndactylus isolate Jambi chromosome 23, NHGRI_mSymSyn1-v2.1_pri, whole genome shotgun sequence genome has a window encoding:
- the MED20 gene encoding mediator of RNA polymerase II transcription subunit 20 isoform X5, protein MGVTCVSQMPVAEGKSVQQTVELLTRKLEMLGAEKQGTFCVDCETYHTAASTLGSQGQTGKLMYVMHNSEYPLSCFALFENGPCLIADTNFDVLMVKLKGFFQSAKASKIETRGTRYQYCDFLVKVGTVTMGPSARGISVEVEYGPCVVASDCWSLLLEFLQSFLGSHTPGAPAVFGNRHDAVYGPADTMVQYMELFNKIRKQQQVPVAGIR, encoded by the exons ATGGGAGTGACTTG TGTGTCCCAGATGCCTGTGGCCGAGGGCAAGAGTGTTCAGCAAACCGTAGAGCTCCTTACCCGGAAATTGGAGATGCTTGGGGCAGAGAAGCAAGGAACATTTTGTGTGGACTGTGAGACTTACCATACGGCCGCCTCTACCCTTGGCAGCCAAG GTCAGACCGGGAAGCTGATGTATGTGATGCACAACTCAGAGTACCCGTTGAGCTGTTTCGCCCTCTTTGAGAATGGCCCTTGCCTTATTGCTGACACCAACTTTGATGTGCTTATGGTGAAGCTCAAGGGCTTTTTCCAGAGTGCTAAGGCCAGCAAGATTGAGACCCGGGGCACCCGGTACCAGTACTGTGACTTCCTGGTGAAGGTGGGCACAGTCACAATGGGGCCCAGTGCCCGGGGCATCTCTGTGGAG GTGGAGTATGGCCCCTGTGTGGTAGCTAGTGACTGCTGGAGTCTGCTGCTTGAGTTCCTACAGAGTTTTCTAGGTAGCCACACACCAGGGGCTCCTGCAGTGTTTGGGAACAGACATGATGCGGTCTACGGCCCAGCAGATACCATGGTCCAGTACATGGAACTCTTCAACAAGATCCGCAAGCAGCAGCAGGTGCCGGTGGCTGGGATTCGTTAG
- the MED20 gene encoding mediator of RNA polymerase II transcription subunit 20 isoform X2: MMEMFSNNSVQYTSPSHLWLWATVLNSSSSQSCVSQMPVAEGKSVQQTVELLTRKLEMLGAEKQGTFCVDCETYHTAASTLGSQGQTGKLMYVMHNSEYPLSCFALFENGPCLIADTNFDVLMVKLKGFFQSAKASKIETRGTRYQYCDFLVKVGTVTMGPSARGISVEVEYGPCVVASDCWSLLLEFLQSFLGSHTPGAPAVFGNRHDAVYGPADTMVQYMELFNKIRKQQQVPVAGIR; encoded by the exons atgatggaaatgttctctaaCAACAGTGTCCAATACACTAGCCCCAGCCACCTGTGGCTCTGGGCCACCGTGCTGAACAGCTCAAGTTCACAGAGTTG TGTGTCCCAGATGCCTGTGGCCGAGGGCAAGAGTGTTCAGCAAACCGTAGAGCTCCTTACCCGGAAATTGGAGATGCTTGGGGCAGAGAAGCAAGGAACATTTTGTGTGGACTGTGAGACTTACCATACGGCCGCCTCTACCCTTGGCAGCCAAG GTCAGACCGGGAAGCTGATGTATGTGATGCACAACTCAGAGTACCCGTTGAGCTGTTTCGCCCTCTTTGAGAATGGCCCTTGCCTTATTGCTGACACCAACTTTGATGTGCTTATGGTGAAGCTCAAGGGCTTTTTCCAGAGTGCTAAGGCCAGCAAGATTGAGACCCGGGGCACCCGGTACCAGTACTGTGACTTCCTGGTGAAGGTGGGCACAGTCACAATGGGGCCCAGTGCCCGGGGCATCTCTGTGGAG GTGGAGTATGGCCCCTGTGTGGTAGCTAGTGACTGCTGGAGTCTGCTGCTTGAGTTCCTACAGAGTTTTCTAGGTAGCCACACACCAGGGGCTCCTGCAGTGTTTGGGAACAGACATGATGCGGTCTACGGCCCAGCAGATACCATGGTCCAGTACATGGAACTCTTCAACAAGATCCGCAAGCAGCAGCAGGTGCCGGTGGCTGGGATTCGTTAG
- the MED20 gene encoding mediator of RNA polymerase II transcription subunit 20 isoform X4 translates to MPVAEGKSVQQTVELLTRKLEMLGAEKQGTFCVDCETYHTAASTLGSQGQTGKLMYVMHNSEYPLSCFALFENGPCLIADTNFDVLMVKLKGFFQSAKASKIETRGTRYQYCDFLVKVGTVTMGPSARGISVESLALSPRLECNGAILAHGSLDLQGSSDPSASVSQVPRTTPTELNFFFFLVEMRSYYVAQADLQLLGSIDPPISAPQSAGITGGVWPLCGS, encoded by the exons ATGCCTGTGGCCGAGGGCAAGAGTGTTCAGCAAACCGTAGAGCTCCTTACCCGGAAATTGGAGATGCTTGGGGCAGAGAAGCAAGGAACATTTTGTGTGGACTGTGAGACTTACCATACGGCCGCCTCTACCCTTGGCAGCCAAG GTCAGACCGGGAAGCTGATGTATGTGATGCACAACTCAGAGTACCCGTTGAGCTGTTTCGCCCTCTTTGAGAATGGCCCTTGCCTTATTGCTGACACCAACTTTGATGTGCTTATGGTGAAGCTCAAGGGCTTTTTCCAGAGTGCTAAGGCCAGCAAGATTGAGACCCGGGGCACCCGGTACCAGTACTGTGACTTCCTGGTGAAGGTGGGCACAGTCACAATGGGGCCCAGTGCCCGGGGCATCTCTGTGGAG agtcttgctctgtcacccaggctggaatgcaatggcgcaatcttggcacacggcagcctcgacctccagggctcaagtgatccttccgcctcagtctcccaagtacctaggactacacctaccgaattaaatttttttttttttttagtagaaatgaggtcttactatgttgcccaggctgatctccaactcctgggctcaattgatcctcccatctcagccccccaaagtgctgggattacag GTGGAGTATGGCCCCTGTGTGGTAGCTAG
- the MED20 gene encoding mediator of RNA polymerase II transcription subunit 20 isoform X3 — MGVTCVSQMPVAEGKSVQQTVELLTRKLEMLGAEKQGTFCVDCETYHTAASTLGSQGQTGKLMYVMHNSEYPLSCFALFENGPCLIADTNFDVLMVKLKGFFQSAKASKIETRGTRYQYCDFLVKVGTVTMGPSARGISVESLALSPRLECNGAILAHGSLDLQGSSDPSASVSQVPRTTPTELNFFFFLVEMRSYYVAQADLQLLGSIDPPISAPQSAGITGGVWPLCGS; from the exons ATGGGAGTGACTTG TGTGTCCCAGATGCCTGTGGCCGAGGGCAAGAGTGTTCAGCAAACCGTAGAGCTCCTTACCCGGAAATTGGAGATGCTTGGGGCAGAGAAGCAAGGAACATTTTGTGTGGACTGTGAGACTTACCATACGGCCGCCTCTACCCTTGGCAGCCAAG GTCAGACCGGGAAGCTGATGTATGTGATGCACAACTCAGAGTACCCGTTGAGCTGTTTCGCCCTCTTTGAGAATGGCCCTTGCCTTATTGCTGACACCAACTTTGATGTGCTTATGGTGAAGCTCAAGGGCTTTTTCCAGAGTGCTAAGGCCAGCAAGATTGAGACCCGGGGCACCCGGTACCAGTACTGTGACTTCCTGGTGAAGGTGGGCACAGTCACAATGGGGCCCAGTGCCCGGGGCATCTCTGTGGAG agtcttgctctgtcacccaggctggaatgcaatggcgcaatcttggcacacggcagcctcgacctccagggctcaagtgatccttccgcctcagtctcccaagtacctaggactacacctaccgaattaaatttttttttttttttagtagaaatgaggtcttactatgttgcccaggctgatctccaactcctgggctcaattgatcctcccatctcagccccccaaagtgctgggattacag GTGGAGTATGGCCCCTGTGTGGTAGCTAG
- the MED20 gene encoding mediator of RNA polymerase II transcription subunit 20 isoform X1, producing the protein MMEMFSNNSVQYTSPSHLWLWATVLNSSSSQSCVSQMPVAEGKSVQQTVELLTRKLEMLGAEKQGTFCVDCETYHTAASTLGSQGQTGKLMYVMHNSEYPLSCFALFENGPCLIADTNFDVLMVKLKGFFQSAKASKIETRGTRYQYCDFLVKVGTVTMGPSARGISVESLALSPRLECNGAILAHGSLDLQGSSDPSASVSQVPRTTPTELNFFFFLVEMRSYYVAQADLQLLGSIDPPISAPQSAGITGGVWPLCGS; encoded by the exons atgatggaaatgttctctaaCAACAGTGTCCAATACACTAGCCCCAGCCACCTGTGGCTCTGGGCCACCGTGCTGAACAGCTCAAGTTCACAGAGTTG TGTGTCCCAGATGCCTGTGGCCGAGGGCAAGAGTGTTCAGCAAACCGTAGAGCTCCTTACCCGGAAATTGGAGATGCTTGGGGCAGAGAAGCAAGGAACATTTTGTGTGGACTGTGAGACTTACCATACGGCCGCCTCTACCCTTGGCAGCCAAG GTCAGACCGGGAAGCTGATGTATGTGATGCACAACTCAGAGTACCCGTTGAGCTGTTTCGCCCTCTTTGAGAATGGCCCTTGCCTTATTGCTGACACCAACTTTGATGTGCTTATGGTGAAGCTCAAGGGCTTTTTCCAGAGTGCTAAGGCCAGCAAGATTGAGACCCGGGGCACCCGGTACCAGTACTGTGACTTCCTGGTGAAGGTGGGCACAGTCACAATGGGGCCCAGTGCCCGGGGCATCTCTGTGGAG agtcttgctctgtcacccaggctggaatgcaatggcgcaatcttggcacacggcagcctcgacctccagggctcaagtgatccttccgcctcagtctcccaagtacctaggactacacctaccgaattaaatttttttttttttttagtagaaatgaggtcttactatgttgcccaggctgatctccaactcctgggctcaattgatcctcccatctcagccccccaaagtgctgggattacag GTGGAGTATGGCCCCTGTGTGGTAGCTAG
- the MED20 gene encoding mediator of RNA polymerase II transcription subunit 20 isoform X6 → MGVTCVSQMPVAEGKSVQQTVELLTRKLEMLGAEKQGTFCVDCETYHTAASTLGSQGQTGKLMYVMHNSEYPLSCFALFENGPCLIADTNFDVLMVKLKGFFQSAKASKIETRGTRWSMAPVW, encoded by the exons ATGGGAGTGACTTG TGTGTCCCAGATGCCTGTGGCCGAGGGCAAGAGTGTTCAGCAAACCGTAGAGCTCCTTACCCGGAAATTGGAGATGCTTGGGGCAGAGAAGCAAGGAACATTTTGTGTGGACTGTGAGACTTACCATACGGCCGCCTCTACCCTTGGCAGCCAAG GTCAGACCGGGAAGCTGATGTATGTGATGCACAACTCAGAGTACCCGTTGAGCTGTTTCGCCCTCTTTGAGAATGGCCCTTGCCTTATTGCTGACACCAACTTTGATGTGCTTATGGTGAAGCTCAAGGGCTTTTTCCAGAGTGCTAAGGCCAGCAAGATTGAGACCCGGGGCACCCG GTGGAGTATGGCCCCTGTGTGGTAG